The Planococcus versutus genome contains a region encoding:
- the rbsK gene encoding ribokinase: MITVVGSINMDLVVQTDHFPKQGETTLGNLYKTVPGGKGANQAVAAARLGSDVQIIGAVGQDAFGTELLAALKNESVSTRQIKRTDGMSGIANILLSEGDNRIIVVPGANHQVTAEEIDALADQLVTSELVVMQLEMPIAVVQRTLEICHQNKVPSILNPAPASEFRVEMLPFCTYLTPNETEAEEMFGKNWEAALEKYPNRLVITLGQKGAQFYDGEKHVTVKGFPAKVVDTTGAGDTFNGAFATALVEGQEFEWAVRFANAAASLSVEKFGAQGGMPQRTAVLERMAVV, encoded by the coding sequence ATGATAACAGTCGTTGGCAGCATTAATATGGATTTGGTTGTTCAAACAGATCATTTTCCAAAGCAAGGTGAAACAACGCTAGGTAATTTATATAAGACAGTTCCAGGTGGTAAAGGAGCCAATCAAGCGGTTGCGGCTGCAAGACTTGGAAGTGATGTACAGATAATTGGCGCAGTTGGACAAGATGCATTCGGAACAGAACTGTTGGCAGCTCTAAAGAACGAAAGTGTATCGACTCGACAGATTAAACGAACAGATGGCATGAGTGGCATTGCCAATATTTTATTGTCAGAAGGCGATAATCGCATCATTGTCGTACCAGGAGCCAATCACCAAGTTACAGCAGAGGAAATAGATGCATTGGCTGACCAATTAGTAACCAGTGAGTTGGTCGTGATGCAATTAGAGATGCCGATTGCTGTAGTGCAACGAACTCTGGAAATTTGTCATCAAAATAAGGTGCCAAGCATTTTAAATCCAGCTCCTGCAAGTGAGTTTAGAGTGGAGATGTTGCCTTTTTGTACATACTTAACACCCAATGAAACTGAAGCAGAAGAAATGTTCGGGAAAAATTGGGAAGCTGCGTTAGAAAAATACCCAAATCGACTTGTCATCACACTTGGACAAAAGGGTGCTCAGTTTTATGACGGCGAAAAGCATGTGACAGTAAAAGGCTTTCCCGCCAAAGTAGTAGATACAACGGGAGCAGGTGATACGTTTAATGGAGCATTCGCAACAGCTTTAGTAGAGGGACAAGAATTTGAATGGGCTGTGCGTTTTGCAAATGCGGCTGCATCATTATCAGTTGAAAAGTTCGGCGCGCAGGGTGGTATGCCCCAACGTACTGCTGTTTTAGAAAGGATGGCAGTTGTTTAG
- a CDS encoding gamma-glutamyl-gamma-aminobutyrate hydrolase family protein — translation MKPVIGITASLELGRDNYGIELADTQAILAAGGLPIMLPHLAEEDIAGIAERIDGLFLAGGYDVDPTLFNEEPHPNLGVIIPSRDAFELALAKKVMTLNKPILGVCRGAQILNIAVGGDMYQDIPTQASGSLLQHQQKAPRFHASHFVDITEGSLLQRLTNSTRIKVNSRHHQANRLVPAPLIISGISSDGIVEAVECRQQSFVLGVQWHPENMAIAEDAASKGIFAGFIKACREKETGK, via the coding sequence ATGAAACCAGTTATTGGTATTACCGCATCTCTAGAGTTAGGGCGAGACAATTATGGCATTGAACTTGCCGATACACAAGCAATTTTAGCAGCAGGTGGCTTGCCTATTATGCTACCTCATTTAGCGGAAGAAGATATAGCTGGAATTGCCGAACGAATTGATGGTTTGTTCTTAGCAGGAGGCTATGATGTCGATCCGACTTTGTTTAATGAAGAACCGCATCCGAACTTAGGTGTAATCATTCCTTCTCGTGATGCATTTGAATTAGCGTTAGCTAAAAAAGTAATGACTTTAAACAAACCAATTTTAGGAGTTTGTCGAGGTGCACAAATTTTGAATATTGCGGTTGGTGGCGATATGTATCAAGATATTCCGACACAAGCCTCAGGAAGTTTACTGCAACATCAGCAAAAAGCGCCACGTTTTCATGCGTCTCACTTTGTTGACATAACAGAAGGATCTCTATTGCAACGTTTGACAAATTCAACCCGTATAAAAGTAAACAGTCGCCATCACCAAGCGAATCGGCTTGTGCCAGCTCCGCTCATCATTAGCGGCATTTCAAGTGACGGGATTGTAGAAGCGGTAGAATGTAGGCAACAATCTTTCGTGCTAGGTGTACAATGGCATCCAGAAAATATGGCAATAGCAGAAGATGCAGCATCAAAGGGGATTTTCGCTGGATTTATCAAAGCGTGTCGAGAAAAGGAGACGGGTAAATGA